ATtggttcaaactttaacctgtggagggcagtaatacacttatcagtgtctacactgctggaattcaaatagagaagaagaagagagctagttcaagatgagcatttatggttgaaatgtatataatttttaatttatatacaattatatacaattgtttctctagataagactcttattcctcgtctggtatcgtttcaTGCCCTTTGaggctgcactgaaactgtaattttgaccttcaactgtttgggctccattgaagtccactataaggagaataatcctggaatgttttcatcaaaaaccttaatttctttttgactgaagaaagaacgacatgaacatcttggatgacatgggggtcagtaaattatcaggaaattttaatttgaaagtgaactaatcctttaagtctcCTGAGCTGTGAAAGAGCAACCTCTGAGCAATTTCTGATGAATGAGATGTAAACAGTTATATGTATGTAATTATGGATTATTTCTGTAGACGGATCTGCAGGACTCAAAGAGGAGATAAAACTGGACTCATTGGGACTGATGTGGTATGTTACAGtatatcaaacacacacattctaTTCATTCTTAAACATGTCAAACTCATATATGCCAGACCACTTTTACATACAGTTACTCTTTCCACCCACTGACAAATTTCAAGTGTATTGTTCATAAAAGCTCTCTACTGAAGATTATCCATTCTTCATCCGCTAGGCTGATTCGGTGGACAATGGGGAAGAGCCTTTTTATGTCAATAAAGGTATGATGTCACCAGATGAAGCCCCCACACTAAATCATCCAGAAACTCTACAGTATTCCACCATTAACTTTATGAACACCAAACCAGAGTCAAAAGACATTAGAGGCATCTCTTCGCTTACTACTGACTACGCTGTGGTCGGATATTTCGGTCGAAACGTAGCAGATAGCGAGGCAAAGATCAGAGAAGTGACCTCAATGACACATGAAGATGCCATTTACCAGGTTCCTCACAAAGTAGCAATTAAAGCAAAATAAGTTATGAGTTCAGATGTGGGTGTAAAGCAAGGTGAATCTAAGAAAGCATACAATTTATAAACTATTCTTAATTCTTTCAAATAGAGattttaaagcacatttaagccacacttaaatatatattttgtcattgcattagataacTAACGATGATCACATTTTCTTATCCATCACTGAATTTTATCTGGTGTCAAGGAGATTTTAAGTGGGTGTATAAAGTAATTAATTCTCAGAGTAACCAGTGGTGTAGTTCATTACATTTACTATGGACATGTTCCACTTACATTGGACAACCACAAAGTGTCACAGtatatttgtattcattttatgtgcattgatatttaatttaaaactttacaaacttatgttttcttttaattattttgttatataattctgtcattttacactttacataaatattcataaataacACCCTTTGTGGGGCACTGTATATGTGCAATGTGCAGATTATTTccaaatattttgttgttttactgTACACTTGCATCCTTTTAAATGGGTCTTGAATGTCCTGTCTACTTTTTGTTTTGGTTagcatttgtatattttattgaatGTTGCAACATTCTGcaataataaagtatttttaatatACAGTAGATAATGGAAACCAAAGTTTATTCTTTTGCAAGATCTAAGTTTAATAGTGTTTCATTAACATCATACAAACATTCTTGCAGATTTCAGTTTTCAGATTGTATATTcatatatgcaaaataaagtgtttttatatatatatatatatatatatatatatatatatatatatatatatatatatatatatatatatatatatatatatatacaggctaaccaaaatttattcagacaccttgaacatttcattcattaattcagtttattcactatagtttaaaaaatggttataaaatatgacaagatctcagagttaaactgtgtcagacaaaaaaataatcttaattatgtcagataacacttaagcaaaacatggtcaggtcaaagtgtctgaataatttttccATTTccacatttttatcagttttattggTAGTCCACAGCATGTCACAGTTTACATTATTTTGCTTTCCTCAcctacataaatgaactatagtgtcctgcacccactagtaaaaatatataaaaaatgtctgctatatttctctaacacacacaggattaaaaatgtacattttatttttaatgaccagTACAGTATAGAAACCTATATACCAACCTACACCTATAACATTCCCAATATATGATTATGTGATTTAGCATGTTCAGTTGCATCTGTTCCTAATGTCCCAGTCATGTtgctcattatttttttttataaatgtatatgttttcAGACTCAAGCAGTCACTGGGTCTATTCATATATATGACTCAAGCTCTTTGAATGTGCTAATGCAAAAAACTCTGCTCTAAACTCATAGATCATAGTTCAGTTACATGTAAAACTCCTTATCTCATGTGACGCAAGAAAGCGCCACCTTTCTGTTGACACCTGTTTTGCATTATGGTTATATTAAAACAGTATTGGCTTTGTTCTCAAAGATAAATTCATCATTCTTCATTGATCTTTGCAAATTTACATGGGTGATAATGTATATTTGAACTTTACCAAGTTCTGcataaaaatgtgaataatgtaGCCTGAACCCACAAAGGAAGTCACAAATTATGTAGGCCTATTCTTTATACATACTGTATGTTTCAAAAGCATACATACAACCTTTTAGTAACCAAAAAAGTTATCCTACATTATAAGTTAGTAAACAGATGCCGAGAAGCAGATAATCTTTGCTTGAGGATGTAACAACAGCAAAGCATACTGCAAGGCATAATTCTTATGTAATTCTTATCATGGATCTTGAGTCTTTAAAGGAAATAAACttgtatagtttagtttaaagttTATTGCCATTTGCACAGGTACATTTCAGTATaggtacaaacccgattccaaaaaagttgggacactgtacaaattgtgaataaaaaacgaatgcaataatttacaaatctcataaacttatattttattcacaatagaatatagataacatatcaaatgttgaaagtgagacgttttgaaatgtcatgccaaatattggctcattttggatttcatgagagctacacattccaaaaaagttgggacaggtagcaataagaggccggaaaagttaaatgtacatataaggaacagctggaggaccaatttacaacttattaggtcaattggcaacatgatcgggtataaaaagagcctctcagagtggcagtgtctctcagaagtcaagatgggcagaggatcaccaattcccccaatgctgtggcgaaaaatagtggagcaatatcagaaaggagtttctccgagaaaaactgcaaagagtttgaggttatcatcatctacagtgcataatatcatccaaagattcagagaatctggaccaatctctgtgcgtaagggtcaaggccggaaaaccatactggatgcccgtgatcttcgggcccttagacggcactgcatcacatacaggaatgctactgtaatggaaatcacaacatgggctcaggaatacttccagaaaacattgtcggtgaacacaatccaccgtgccattcgctgttgctggctaaaactctataggtcaaaaaagaagccatatctaaacatgatccagaagcgcaggcattttctctgggccaaggctcatttaaaatggactgtggcaaagtggaaaactgttctgtggtcagacgaatcaaaaaagttctttttgaaaaactgggacgccatgtcatccggactaaagaggacaaggacaacccaagttgttttagtgctcagttcagaagcctgcatctctgatggtatgagGTTGcgtgagtgcgtgtggcatgggcagcttacacatgtggaaaggcaccatcaatgctgaaaggtatgtccaagttctagaacaacatatgctcccatccagacatcgtctctttcagggaagaccttgcattttccaacatgacaatgccagaccacatactgcatcaattacaacatcatggctgcgtagaagaaggatgcgggtactgaaatggccagcctgcagtccagatctttcacccatagaaaacatttgccgcatcataaagaggaagatgcgaaaaagaagacctaagacagttgagcaactagaagcctgtattagacaagaatgggacaacattcctaacttgagcaacttgtctcctcagtccccagacgtttgcagactgttataaaaagaagaggagatgccacacagtggtaaacgtggccttgtcccaactttatTGAGATGTTGATgctatgaaatttaaaatcaacttatttttcccttaaaatgatacattttctcagtttaaacatttgatatgtcatctatgttgtattctgaataaaataatgaaatttgaaacttccacatcattgcattctgtttttattcacaatttgtacagtgtcccaacttttttggaatcgggtttgtacattgGAATTCTTGTGCGTATCTCAAGAGTCAGCTTTTGTAAATGGGTAaagataaaattaaaattatttaaagaagTAAGAGCAGCAAACATATTCAAggtgcaaaaaacaaaagagaCCATGTACAAATAAACTTACTAATAAAAATAGATACACAAGTagacttgtttttattttattataaaaggtaataaaataaatagtattGCACATTGTACTATACATAACtatacataaataatattgCACGTTGTTTGACAGAATTCTAATGATAATAATGCGCCTGGATTAATACACTGTTGTACATGATTGTacaactttttatatatttataatattgtaCTTGATCAGTCACGGAACAAATCATTATATTAAGTTACATATTTGGGGAAGAGAGTGGTCAGTGAGGTTGTTAATTGTCCAAAGTGCAAATGGGTTGTGGGATGAGAAATATTAATTGTCCATAGGAATTGGGAGTgagaaagggttagttcacccaaaaattaaaattctgtcattaattactcaccctcatgtcgttccacacccgtaagacctccagaaaggtactaaagacattgttaaaacagtcgacgtgactgcagtgttcaaccttaattttataaagctatgagaatactttttgtgcgcaaaaaaaaaaaaaagactttattcaacaatatcttctcttccctgtcattatccttacgcaGTTGCTGCAGTAAGCACGGTGAAGGCTTCCATGTTTACATCTAAATGcaggctcagtattggccgaagctgatcacgtgagcagcacgatgcatgATGCTGAAGCAGGagtcggccaataatgagtcggcctTCTGACGTAGAATCTGGAAGCGCTGAatgtaaacagcataggagaatgacacagaagagaagatattgttgaacaactgcagtcacgtcgccttttttatcaatgtctttagtacctttctggaccttgaaggTGTCGGTTAAATTACTGTCTATGGACAAATgatatacctcttggatttcatcaaaaatattttaatttgtgttctgaagatgaatgaaggtcttacgggtgtggaacgacatgagggtgagtaattaatgacagaaatttcatttttgggtgaactaaccctttaattatcaAGAGTGAAAGAGTCTTGTGGAATGCTGTCCAGTGCCACTAACCTAACAGTGGCTGGAAAGAAGCTGTTAAAAAGACGAGCCTTGTGAGTGCTGATACTCAGGTCTGCAGTGTCTCGGGTTGTAGCCCGTGTTTACCCACTTAAACAGGGCATAAACTGGGTAGTGTTTGTACCTAAGGATGCTCTGTGCTTTTCTTCCTGCAGTGCTGGGTGTATATAGTGTCCATGGAGGGGAGGTCAGAGCTGATGGCCCTCTCTCGTTTTTATGACCTGTTGCAGATTTCCTCTCAGCCAGGGTGGTATTGCCATACACACTGTAATACCGCTGGTGAGGATGTAGCAGTCTGGTGAAATGCGCCCTCTGCTGAGCTCTTTTCAGTGTTTTTAGCCCAGAGGTTCTCTGAAATATAAAAACTTATACCTAACAGTCCACTCCACCTCAGTCCCCTGGTTGGTGAGAGGCCGCAGAGGGGGGGCTCTCTTCCTAAAATCCAGAATGAGTTCCTTGGTTTTGTCTATGGTAAGAACAAGATCATTGTCCTCCCCATAGATGGTGATCTTGTGAACAAAATCCCTGTATGATGACATGTTCtgtatagacacacacacacacataatgggATTTTTCAGTTTGTGAATGAAttaaggtctgtggtaaacataactttgCGATAGTTTTGGTGTGTGCAGTTTATGTTGTAGAACAAAGCATTCAAGTATCAAGTTATGTTTACAACAGATCTTATTTCACTCATAAACTGAAAAACCCtcatccctgcagcactctTTGGACATCTTTTCAAAGATTAACATTATGTTCCAAGTAGTATGCAGGGGTAGTATGTAACTTGTAGAAATGTCTCAAGCAGGAAATAGCTTGCCTAAGTGTTAGGGCCACAGTATTGCTTAAAGTGGTGCAAGACCTTTCTGCATATGACGCAACCTTTGTTTAGCATTGTAAACATAGTATTAAATGCTATGCATTAAATGCACCCAAATGCtgaaattatgtcatcatttactcacccatgaATATCCTGCCCACTCTTTTCATTATGAAAGaatataaatgataataaatgaTCCCTTTTGCCGTCCCTCCATTCAAGAGTGCACTTTGAAATACTTAATGTTAAACCACCAGTATGTAAAATTTCTACATATTAAAAATGTCCAATTTAATAGGAATGATACGTTTTAGAATGTTACAATTTTTTCAGGCTTAGATTTTTTTCAAGTTACAGGAACTACTAGACTGATGCAATGAAAAGGGAAATTATGATGCCAGTCAGTTGGCACTGTTCTGTTCATACAGCAGGTTTACCTCCATCTTTAATCAGCAGCAGGCATTACAACTGAGAACTAAACAGGAGATTCTGCTTTAAGAAAGGTCAGGACAAGCTCCTCTACCTTTAAGTCCTATTTTGACAAAGTTTCTAGACGcatgaatgtgtttttgtttttttgttttgtttttctcccaTAATGCTCAGTTGGATTTCACAAAAGGATGGATATCTGGACAGCAGAGAAAATTCTTCTTCTCAGTTTTCTGATGAAAGGTTTGTCTACCTGTTCTTTCCCTTGAGTAAAcaaaatcattgtttttttttactggtcaACAGGCCTCATTGTGACAGTCATGAGAGTGTGAAATaagtactattttttttaaagttttaatttcttGTCTTCATTAAAGTTGCCATAGGGGTGCCTGTATGATTCTCATCTATGGTACATAGAAGAGAAAACAATTGTAATCATAGGCTGCTGGGTCACAGCAGCTATAAAACTGTCTGGCCCTCGAGGTCCACTTTCCTGCAAGGTTTAGCTCTGATCAAACTCACCTGTCTGTGACTTTCCAATAATCCTGAACACCTTGATTATTTTGTTCAGGtttgtttgattagggttgtaGCTAAACTGCATGAAAGTTGAGAACCTCTACTACATGCATTATACACATTTCACTGAATTTTTTACCACCTCATTTGTTGAACAGTTTTATTCTTACCTCATCAGCTGTTTGAATCAATGATGGTTTGTTGAACCCTGCTAACTGACAGTCCCACCTAGCTGGAACAGGTACTGTTCAACAGCAGGCTATTTCGTGCTGAAATCAGAATCTGTGACCtaaggctgcatccgaaaacctaggcagctgacttgttgcctcactgccctatcaggcaatgacttgtgtaaggcagcatttgtgcatgaaggcacctcatgaaacagtttaatgatctaccgCAAAATAGTgcaagctttggtgagaactaaacaaatatttaattactacagtagtaatttgaTGGAGACCACAAAAAGTGGAAAACTTTGGTcagaaacatacatttacacaaactgaccagcaaacgcaactttcggacgccatctttatttttctagttcaactgtcacagaatggaaagcacaggattgtgggatatcaaaggcagcgaaggaCACATCTATGCTGCCCTCAAAAATCAAACagaggaaggtatctcaggaaacaggaagtgagccTAACATTGGATTTGGACATGCCTTGATACCTTCCTACCTTGAATGTGccctccgaaggcagcattttccagttttcgtaCACAGCCTGAATCTGTGACTCAAGGTCACTGTTCAATTTGGGTATTATAAATGTCAGTGTGTGTGAAATAGAGAGCGGTAACATAATATTATTTCGGCAACATTTCGGTATATTTGCAGTATATCggacaaaaatgtgttttggggAATAAAGGAGATTAGACATCACTATCAGAATTTATATTGAAATGTTCATTATGTAATTACAATTGTTCAATTAATTGTTCAATGTAATTACAGTCAGGGGTGCCACTTTTCAAATCATTCAGAAGAAGAGGCAGGATTGGAGGAATCAGGGAGTCATCGCCCATTTTACTGGCAAAAGTCACTGAGGTAGTTAAAAAGCTAATGGTGGACAAGATTCACCCTGAGGTACTGAATGCCCTGGATGTAGCCGAGCTGCCTTGGTTGGCACACCTGTTCAACATTGCATGGGAATCAGGGACAGGCCCTTGCGATGTACAATGTACAATGTCAAACACTCAAAAAAACATAacatgttttatgttatgtttttttgaGTGTTTGACATTGTACATTGTACTCAGAGCTTCTTGCACATCTTTTCCAATGTGGTTTCATACTGCAAATGGCTAATAAAGTGAACTGTGAACTGTGATGGGTGTGTtggttcttattttatttttttatttttttaaaaagtggcCTGGAGGGTGTGTTCCAGTTACCAAGCAATCACACTTCTCAGCATGTCTGGAAAAGCATATTCTGTTTGTGATATTCATAAACAGGATCTCAAGGTGCAGCCGAAGGGTGAAGAGTGTCCATCTTAGGGGCCATAGGCATCagtagccgcttttccactgtcgggccagtgcgagccagggctAACAGCGTGCCGGGCTGGGCCTGTGGCCACAGACCTTAGGCACCGAGGCAAAAATCAAGTTGCGTTTCCACTGTTGGTCCGCTAGCTCCGCAGCGCTGATCTAAAAACCACCATTAAACACACCTCCCTTGATCAAACGTCATACAACCCAACCCATTTCAGCGTGTAGACCATCACCTGACTACGATTAGCCCCGCCTTTTACCTCGACCGCGCCTCAAGCCCcagctggcccgctttggaccaaggttttCGGTGGGCCGAAAAACCCGTGCCTTTGGCACCGAGGAAGCACCGAAGAGGCAAgatcaagccccggaagtgacagtggaaacgcgaccggccctggcacgcactagcacgcccgactttggcccggcagtggaaacgcggctaCTGATTGTCGCGGATGTTGTCCTGATGGTCTTAACAGGTTGTGATCTTCATGGCTTGGGCGTTTGGTACCTCCCGAGGATCAGCTCCTCTGAGGTCATGATTCTCAGCTAAGAAAagattgtttttcattttgggcTGCTTCCCCATGTGGAGGAGCTCAAGTATCTCAGGATCTTATTCACGAGTGAGGGCAGGTCAAATATGAAATCAATAGACGGATCAGTGCGGTGGTGGCAGTTATATGGTCATTGTACCAGACCATCCTTGTGAAAAGGGAACTGATCTGGAGGGCGAAGCTCTCAATTTACAGATCGATCTATGTTCCAACTCTTGCCTATGGTCATGAGCTATGGGTAGTGACTGAAAGAACTAGATTGTGGACATAAGCGGTCGAAATTAGTTTTCTCTGCCGGGTGTCTGGGCTCGGAAATCCAGGAGTGACTCGAAGTATGGGTGACTGTTTCTCTGTATTGAAAGGAGACAGTTGAGGTGGTTCAGGTAACTTTTGGTGGAGACCCCGGTGCAGACTGTCACAATAGAGGTTGTTAAGTTTGTAGATAAAAGGTACTGTATCTAAACTAAGGGTTTCCTTTTATATGAACATagtattgtgtttgtgtgtgtttttcttttttaattcttttttcaCATTTGGGTTGTAGGTGTTCTGTGTAGAGATTTCAGCATCAGTCTGCCAAAGAAGATTGAAGCTCTCAGTGGATCCTGTGTGATCATAGAGTGCACATTTGAAATTCGTGAAACATTTGACAAAAACCTCACTGAGAATGCTACAGGATGTTGGCATAAAGATGGGACTGAGAAAATAGTTTTCAACTCCTCCATGTCCAGCCAAAACTCCATTATTAAGGGAAATATAACTGGAAGATTACATAAGAAGGACTGTACCACCATCTTTTATGATGTTAGATCAAATTACAGTGGTACTTATTACTTTAGGCTTGAGGGTGAAGGTGGATTGAAATGGACTTACAGTGAAGCACATGTTTTGATCGATGTGATTGGTAAGATATTGCACATGACAAGTTGTAAACTTGTATGCCACAATGAAATGTCTACATATATctacatatataattatttgttTCAGAGTCTCCCCCCAAACCCACAGTGAAGCTGTATGAGGTTCAGGATCAGGAGGAGGTGTTGGAGGGGAGCTCTGTGAGTCTGCGCTGCTCTGCTGAGACTCTCTGCTCCTCTCCTCCACCAACTCTCACATGGAGCTCCACTCCCAGAATCCCCCTCAGTGAGAGCAGCAGACAACAGGAGCTCATCTCTGATCTGAACTTCACTGCTGCTCACCGTCACCACAGAGTCACTTTCACCTGCACTATAACCTACCAGCTACTGGACAAGAACAAAACGGCACAGGACAGCATCACATTACATGTTCAGTGTAGGATGTTTTTGTGGATTCAGTTCTTTTCTCTTCCATATGAGGCCCGTAAAtctatatgtattatataattttctctttttcattttCAGATGCCCCTAAAATCTCTCCCTCCTCCAGTTGTAATGGAACTGATGTAACTGAGTGTTTCTGTGAGGTTGATGGGAATCCCTCTCCTGAACTGGAGTGGCATCTGTCTGGACGTCCTGTCACTAACTCTTCAGACACGTTCATCAGTGAAGAGCGATTGAGCAGCACAGTCTTGAGGAGCTCCATCACTCTACATcagtcactcacacacacatctctGCAGTGTGTCGGCAACAACACTCGTGGCACTGCAAGAAAACAGTTTCAGCTTTCTACAAAAAGAGGTAAACCTAAATACACACTAATATAAGTCACAATAAAattgtctgccaaatgcatataTAATTTTTCTTCATTGCTCACAAGGTCAACATCTTCTCCCCATCTTGATTGGAGTTGCTGTTGGGGTTTTCCTGATGATGATGTTGTGTATCATTATATATTGTGCACGGTGCGTACACAATACATGTAAAGTATCATATTCTCTGCAATacctgattctgattggttaatcGCAGCATTCAGTGACCgcatatttcataatatttggCATCATCCACAGCAATGCTGTATATCAGTCAGTTCATCCGGAAAACTAAAATTGGCGCTTCTGAGCTCAACCAGCTGAGGTTTATTTTGGGACAGTGACCAAAACATTTGTACAATGTAAGTAATAAAATTGAATCCAGGCTGACTAGCTTTTTCAAATATGGAAAAATGTTTTACAGAAGAAAAAACAGCAGATCCTCGCTGACAAAACAAGAAGATACTACTGGAATCATTATGACTGATAAGGTGAGTTGTACCAACAAAACACACTATTCATTAACATTAGGCACCTTAACACACAACAGTGCTTGAAAATATTCCCTCAATTTAAACAAATACAGTAGTTCATTAAAAAACTACAGTTTTATCAAATTACTCACAGTCATGTGGTTTCAAGCccatattttctttcttctgtactGCTCTTCTTCTGTATCAGAATACACCACAGCAATTCACCCCAAATACCCTACTGCATTCATCCTCTAGGATATTCAACAAGAGGGCGAGAGTGAGTCTGTTTATGCCAATAATGTCATGCTGTCACCTGCTGAAGCTGCTACACTGAATCTCCAAGAATCCCTCCATTATGCCTCTATTGActtcaaaaacatcaaaccaGAGTCAGAAGAAATCAGGGGTGTCTCCTCGCTGACCACTGACTACGCTGTTATCAGTTACTCTGGTAAAGTGAGGGAGACTAAAGGCTCTGTGAGAGGTGATCAACCCAATAGCAACGTCTCTGCTTTGAAGtcccaaaaatattaaaatgtaccaGACTGGGGGACAAATATCAGAAAAGAGTCCTTTGAGCGATCAGAAGATGCATATGAAGAAACTTCACACATCCTAagactgtttccacaaaaaaagttTGTCATGAGTGCAGATATGGTTAAAAGTAAAGCAAGCAACTGAACTTAAGTCGCTCACACAgtcgtttttttgttgttgtcatgTTTCCctaaaaaatgttcatttaaaaattcTATACACTGATACATATTCATTCATAATCATTATatctcaaatatatatattagaagttttaaaaatgaatatatatatacagtacagtccaaaagtttggaaccactaagatttttaatgtttttaaaagtttcgtctgctcaccaaggttacatttatttaattaaaaatacagtaaaaaacagtaatattgtgaaatattattacaatttaaaataactgttttctatttgaatatatttcacaaagtaatttactcctgtgatggcaaagctgaattttcagcatcgttactccagtcttcagtgtcacatgatccttcataaatcattctaatatgctgatctgctgctcaagaaacatttaatgtgtacaattgtacaaaatatttgtgtacaatattttttttcaggattatttgatgaatagaaagttcaaaagaacagtgtttatctgaaatctaatcttttgtaacattataaatgtctttactgccacttttgattgatttaatgcatccttgctgaataaaagtattcatttctttaatttctttttaaaa
Above is a genomic segment from Megalobrama amblycephala isolate DHTTF-2021 linkage group LG14, ASM1881202v1, whole genome shotgun sequence containing:
- the LOC125245502 gene encoding sialic acid-binding Ig-like lectin 14; this encodes MDIWTAEKILLLSFLMKGVLCRDFSISLPKKIEALSGSCVIIECTFEIRETFDKNLTENATGCWHKDGTEKIVFNSSMSSQNSIIKGNITGRLHKKDCTTIFYDVRSNYSGTYYFRLEGEGGLKWTYSEAHVLIDVIESPPKPTVKLYEVQDQEEVLEGSSVSLRCSAETLCSSPPPTLTWSSTPRIPLSESSRQQELISDLNFTAAHRHHRVTFTCTITYQLLDKNKTAQDSITLHVQYAPKISPSSSCNGTDVTECFCEVDGNPSPELEWHLSGRPVTNSSDTFISEERLSSTVLRSSITLHQSLTHTSLQCVGNNTRGTARKQFQLSTKRGQHLLPILIGVAVGVFLMMMLCIIIYCARRKNSRSSLTKQEDTTGIIMTDKDIQQEGESESVYANNVMLSPAEAATLNLQESLHYASIDFKNIKPESEEIRGVSSLTTDYAVISYSGKVRETKGSVRGDQPNSNVSALKSQKY